A genomic region of Homo sapiens chromosome 4, GRCh38.p14 Primary Assembly contains the following coding sequences:
- the TIGD4 gene encoding tigger transposable element-derived protein 4: MAEASVDASTLPVTVKKKKSLSIEEKIDIINAVESGKKKAEIAAEYGIKKNSLSSIMKNKDKVLEAFESLRFDPKRKRLRTAFYTDLEEALMRWYRIAQCLNVPVNGPMLRLKANDFAQKLGHNDFKCSNGWLDRFKSRYGLVFRAQPVEATGVPVDPSTVWYQNVLPYYLNDYHPKNVFNIKETGLLYRMLPTNTFAFKGETCSVGKLCKDRITLVVGTNMDGSEKLPLLVIGKKRTPHCFKGLKSLPVCYEANRMAWMTSDVFEQWMRKLDEEFQAQQRRVVIFVESFPAHPEVKNLKSIELAFFPSCLSSKCIAMKQGVIKSLKIKYRHCLIKKFLSSVEGSKEFTFSLLDAVDTLHLCWRAVTPETIVKSYEEAGFKSQKGESDITNAEKDTGLDLVADALGAGVEFPEGLSIEEYAALDDDLETCEAAPNGDSICTKESKSDETGFYTSDEEDDDGSPGTELPLPSKSEAITALDTLKKFLRSQDMNDGLQNSLADLENFINSLSPK, encoded by the coding sequence ATGGCAGAAGCTTCTGTGGATGCCTCAACTCTGCCTGTaacagtgaagaaaaagaaaagcctatcCATTGAGGAAAAGATCGACATCATAAATGCAGTGGAAAGTGGCAAGAAAAAAGCAGAGATTGCTGCTGAatatggaataaagaaaaattcattgTCTTCTATTATGAAGAATAAAGACAAAGTTCTAGAAGCCTTTGAATCTCTAAGATTTGatccaaagagaaaaagactgagaACTGCTTTTTACACAGATCTGGAAGAGGCATTAATGAGATGGTATCGAATTGCTCAGTGTCTAAATGTACCAGTTAATGGTCCGATGTTACGTCTAAAAGCTAATGATTTTGCCCAGAAACTGGGCCATAATGATTTTAAGTGCAGTAATGGTTGGCTGGATCGTTTTAAATCCAGGTATGGTTTAGTATTCAGAGCTCAACCTGTAGAAGCTACAGGTGTACCAGTAGACCCTTCGACTGTCTGGTACCAAAATGTACTTCCttattatttaaatgattatcatcctaaaaatgtttttaatataaaagagaCTGGGCTGCTTTATCGAATGTTACCTACCAATACATTTGCATTTAAAGGCGAAACATGTTCAGTTGGAAAGTTATGCAAAGACAGAATAACTCTGGTGGTTGGCACAAACATGGATGGCTCAGAGAAACTTCCTTTGCTTGTCATTGGAAAAAAGAGAACTCCACATTGTTTCAAAGGTTTAAAATCATTGCCTGTGTGTTATGAAGCTAACAGAATGGCATGGATGACCTCCGATGTATTTGAACAATGGATGCGAAAGCTTGATGAGGAATTTCAAGCCCAGCAACGAAGAGTGGTGATTTTTGTTGAGTCTTTTCCAGCACATCCAGAGGTAAAGAACCTAAAATCCATTGAGTTAGCATTCTTTCCATCATGTTTATCTTCCAAATGTATAGCTATGAAACAAGGTGTTATTAAAAGCCTTAAAATCAAATATCGACACTGTCTTATCAAGAAATTTTTAAGCTCTGTTGAAGGTAGCaaagaatttacattttcactaCTAGATGCAGTTGATACATTGCATCTTTGCTGGAGGGCTGTAACCCCAGAGACTATTGTTAAAAGCTATGAAGAGGCAGGATTCAAATCTCAAAAGGGAGAAAGTGACATAACAAATGCAGAGAAGGATACTGGTCTGGATTTGGTTGCTGATGCTCTGGGGGCAGGAGTAGAATTTCCTGAAGGTTTATCTATAGAAGAATATGCTGCCCTGGATGATGATTTGGAGACATGTGAAGCAGCACCAAATGGTGATTCCATATGCACCAAAGAAAGTAAATCGGATGAAACTGGATTTTACACTTCTGATGAAGAGGATGATGATGGATCTCCAGGAACTGAACTCCCTTTACCATCAAAATCTGAGGCAATAACTGCTTTAGATACTCTGAAAAAATTTCTCAGAAGTCAAGATATGAATGACGGACTTCAAAATTCTTTAGCAGACCTTGAAAATTTTATTAACTCTTTATCACCTAAGTAA